A part of Acaryochloris sp. CCMEE 5410 genomic DNA contains:
- the istA gene encoding IS21 family transposase yields MAYKRQGATLSMSKFREIIRLHELGHNKSEIARSCFISRTSVRDYLRRAQGQSLSYDQLSQLSDSDIQHLLGKGQRQSSRKKPAIDFEYIHREMQRKGVTLGLLWMEGKERGDWNCSYSGFCRRYRQWKKQHSLSMRQTHKGAEKIFVDYCGMTVPVVHPKTGEVTQAQVFVACCGASNYTYAEATESQIIKNWLGSHQRALAFFGGVPVAIVPDNLKSGVTDPCRYEPGINRSYQDFAEHYNVIILPARPKCPRDKPKVENAVQQVERHILAPLRDQTFTSFKQLNEAIAAGLEKLNHRTMKSYGLSRRELFEQVDQPELRPLPSLSFEFGEFKTAKVSFDYHIEVRRHYYSVPYGYVGQSVSVKITESLVQIFHDHQRIAIHERSSLPFQHSTQEGHMPPAHLAHKNQSRETFITWAQNVGPATKQQVIEIFEKKAHDEQAFRALKGVQHLRTTHGAERLEAACNRANAMGMVGQRYLKSMLQHKLESDPLPDETHKVIPIHHANVRGSEYYQAT; encoded by the coding sequence ATGGCCTATAAACGTCAAGGAGCAACCCTGTCGATGAGTAAATTTAGAGAAATTATCCGTTTACATGAACTTGGCCACAATAAATCGGAGATCGCTCGTAGCTGCTTCATCTCCCGTACCAGTGTCCGGGACTATCTGCGCCGTGCCCAGGGTCAATCACTCAGTTATGACCAGTTAAGCCAACTGAGTGATAGTGATATCCAGCATCTGCTGGGAAAAGGTCAACGTCAGTCCTCCCGTAAGAAACCTGCAATTGATTTCGAATATATACATCGAGAGATGCAACGCAAAGGGGTCACCCTGGGCCTGCTGTGGATGGAAGGTAAAGAGAGAGGAGACTGGAACTGTAGCTATAGTGGCTTTTGTCGTCGATACCGCCAGTGGAAAAAACAGCATTCGCTGTCCATGCGCCAGACCCACAAGGGAGCGGAAAAAATCTTTGTGGACTACTGCGGAATGACCGTTCCGGTGGTCCATCCCAAAACTGGTGAGGTGACTCAAGCTCAAGTATTTGTGGCCTGCTGTGGAGCGAGTAACTACACCTATGCAGAAGCGACCGAAAGCCAAATCATTAAGAACTGGCTCGGATCTCATCAACGGGCCTTGGCCTTCTTTGGTGGGGTGCCGGTCGCTATCGTTCCAGACAACCTCAAGTCAGGAGTCACAGATCCGTGCCGTTATGAGCCCGGTATCAATCGGAGTTATCAAGACTTTGCGGAACACTACAACGTGATCATCTTGCCCGCTCGCCCCAAATGCCCTCGGGACAAACCCAAAGTAGAGAATGCAGTGCAGCAAGTGGAACGTCATATTCTGGCTCCCTTGAGAGATCAGACCTTTACCAGTTTCAAGCAACTGAATGAAGCGATTGCAGCAGGGTTGGAGAAACTCAACCATCGGACCATGAAATCCTATGGTCTATCCCGTCGAGAATTATTTGAGCAAGTGGACCAACCAGAACTCAGACCCTTGCCCAGTCTCTCGTTTGAGTTTGGCGAATTTAAAACCGCGAAAGTGAGTTTTGATTACCACATTGAGGTGAGGCGTCACTATTACAGTGTCCCTTATGGCTATGTGGGTCAGTCGGTATCGGTCAAGATCACTGAATCCTTAGTACAGATTTTTCATGACCATCAGCGCATTGCGATACATGAACGTTCAAGCTTGCCGTTTCAGCATTCCACGCAAGAGGGGCATATGCCACCGGCGCACTTGGCCCACAAAAACCAATCGAGAGAGACCTTCATCACCTGGGCTCAGAATGTTGGACCGGCAACGAAGCAACAAGTGATAGAGATCTTTGAGAAGAAAGCCCATGATGAACAAGCATTTCGAGCCTTAAAAGGGGTGCAACATCTCAGAACAACCCATGGTGCTGAAAGGTTGGAAGCCGCCTGTAATCGGGCTAATGCTATGGGGATGGTGGGCCAACGCTATCTCAAGTCTATGCTCCAACACAAACTTGAATCCGACCCCTTACCGGATGAAACCCATAAGGTGATTCCTATTCACCATGCCAATGTCCGAGGGTCCGAATATTATCAAGCAACGTAG
- the istB gene encoding IS21-like element helper ATPase IstB: MQAMIEQLQQMKLTGVLEAWREQQAMPTYHDLSFDERLALMVEREYIRRQNQRMQRRLRQARLPVHATLDAVDFDVPRGLRKIQFLEFAQGHWLQENLSLIILGPTGVGKSFLAAVLSHHLCKQGHSVRYIKTADLVLELKLAKGDGSYPKLRKQLAAYDLLVLDEWLRDPLSVFEAREVLDILDERFRKASCLFATQMPLEQWHSQIQDPTLADAILDRIIHDAMKVSLRGESMRKLTSKLTQKPEGELSNDRSHEENTTRETTPKSNPKTQKEKKDEKKEGQMDE, encoded by the coding sequence ATGCAAGCAATGATTGAACAGCTACAACAAATGAAACTCACCGGCGTACTCGAAGCTTGGCGAGAACAGCAGGCGATGCCCACCTATCATGATCTGTCCTTCGATGAACGACTGGCCTTGATGGTAGAGCGCGAATACATCCGGCGTCAGAATCAACGGATGCAACGCCGACTGAGGCAAGCTCGACTGCCGGTGCACGCCACCTTAGATGCAGTAGATTTCGATGTCCCCAGAGGACTCCGTAAAATCCAGTTCCTTGAATTTGCTCAAGGTCATTGGCTCCAAGAAAATCTGTCATTGATCATCCTGGGACCGACGGGCGTTGGGAAGTCTTTCTTGGCGGCCGTATTGTCCCATCATTTGTGTAAGCAAGGTCATAGCGTCCGCTATATCAAAACCGCTGATCTGGTGCTGGAGTTGAAGTTGGCCAAAGGAGATGGGTCCTATCCCAAACTCCGCAAACAATTAGCTGCCTACGATCTACTGGTGCTGGATGAATGGCTTAGAGATCCTCTATCTGTCTTTGAGGCTAGAGAAGTGCTTGATATCCTAGACGAGCGGTTTCGCAAAGCCTCCTGTTTATTTGCCACGCAAATGCCCCTAGAACAATGGCACTCACAAATTCAAGATCCCACCCTCGCCGATGCCATCCTCGACCGGATTATCCATGATGCAATGAAGGTCTCGCTTCGAGGAGAATCCATGAGGAAATTGACCAGCAAACTGACCCAGAAGCCAGAAGGGGAACTGAGTAATGACCGTTCACATGAGGAGAATACAACGAGAGAGACAACCCCTAAATCGAACCCTAAAACGCAAAAGGAGAAGAAGGATGAAAAAAAGGAGGGACAGATGGATGAATAG